The Xylanibacillus composti genomic interval GTCACAATGGAAGATATGATTCATCATACGAAAGCGGTAACTCGCGCTGTCAAGAACAGCTTCGTGCTGGCGGATATGCCGTTTCTAAGCTATCACGGCAGCATCGATTTCACCTTGCGCAACGCAGCGCGGCTTATGCAAGAAGGCATGGCCAAGGCTGTGAAGCTCGAGGGCGGCGCGGAAATTTGCGATGCGGTATCGGCCTGCGTGAAGGCAGGCGTGCCGGTAATGGGCCATATCGGTCTGACTCCGCAGGCGATCAACCAGCTTGGCGGCTACAAGGTCCAGGGCAAGCGTGTGGACCAAGCGATCAAGCTGGTCGAGGATGCGAAGGCGCTTGAACAAGCAGGGGCATTCGCCGTTGTGCTGGAGATGGTTCCCGAACCGCTGGCGGCCTGGATTACCGAGCAAATTTCCATTCCTACGATCGGAATCGGAGCAGGCAGAGGCTGCGACGGACAGGTTCTAGTCTATCACGATTTGCTGCAGTATGCTTCACCGGTAAAGGCCCGCTTCGTCAAGCCCTACGCGAATGTGCAGGACATAGTGCGCGATGCTATCGGTCAGTACGTGAAGGAAGTGAAAGCGCGTATGTTTCCGGAGGAGACGCATGTGTTCCCTATGGATGCGGACGTTATGGATGAAGTCAAGAGCATCCCCCGGAAAGGCGGAGAAGCATGATCATTTGCCGTTCTGTCGAAGAAATGCGTCAATGGCTAAGAGCACAAAGCGCCTATCGAACGGGCAAAACCCGTACAGTTGGCCTCGTTCCGACAATGGGGTATTTGCATGACGGCCATCTCAGCCTCGTCAAGCGTGCGAAGCGGGAGAACGATTATACGGTACTGAGCATTTTTGTCAATCCGCTCCAGTTCGGGCCGACAGAGGATTTCGAACGATATCCGCGGGATGAAGAGCGGGATTTGGCGTTGGCGGAGGGGGTTGGCACGGACGCGGTTTTTCTGCCTTCACTGGGAGCAATGTATCCCGATAAGCCGTTGACGACCGTGCAGGTAGCCGGCATTACGGAAGCGCTTTGCGGCGCGTCCCGCCCAGGTCATTTCGACGGTGTAGCTACTGTTGTCAGCAAGCTGTTCCATATAGTGGATCCGGATCGCGCCTATTTTGGCATGAAGGATGCGCAGCAGGTTGCCGTGCTTACACAGATGGTGAATGATTTGAATCTGGATACGACGATTGTGCGCTGTCCTACGCTTCGTGAAGCGGACGGCCTGGCGTTGAGCTCGCGCAACGTATATTTGACGCCGGAAGAGAGAAGCCAAGCGACGGTTTTGTACAAAGCGCTCCAAGCTTTGCGGGAAGCCTTGAAGGATCGGGAGCTGACTGTAGCGCAGGCGGAACGCTTGTTAATGGACACCATCCAGCAATCGCCGCTGGCAGTGATCGAGTATGCGGAAGTGCGAACGTTTCCGCGGCTGGAAGCGCCTGCGCGCGAGAGCCGCATGATGGAATGGATCGAGCATCAAGGAACAGCATTAATCGCCGCGTTGGCTGTCAAATTCGGCAATACCCGGCTAATCGACAATATGGTGTTCGACCATGATCCTGAATAAAGGAGGTGCTGCGGGATGTTTCGGACCATGATGAAATCCAAGCTTCATCGCGCTACCGTTACGGAAGCCAATCTGCAATATGTAGGCAGTGTCACCATTGACGAAGCGCTTATGGAAGCTGTCGACCTGCTGCCGAATGAGAAGGTGCAGATCGTCAATAACAATAACGGCGCCCGGTTGGAAACCTATGTGATTCCCGGTCCCCGCGGGTCGGGCGTCATTTGCTTGAACGGCGCTGCGGCAAGACTCGTTCAGCCAGGCGATATTGTCATTATTATTGCCTATGCGATCATGAGCGACGATGAGTCCAGAACCTACAAGCCGAAAGTTGCCTTAATGGATGAGCACAACCGTATTAAAGAAATGATCGGCGAGGAAATCCACGCCACCATTGTGTAACATGTGACATCCTCCGAATGCATGCATGAAAGTCGCCGAGGTAACAAAGAATGAATGTACCTGCTCACTCGGCGCTCAGCCGGATATGCCAAGGAGGGAAACGTGCATGTTCAAGCATATGTTTGCCGTAATGAACGAGATGCTCGATCACATAATTGCCAACTTGGATCAAGCAAAGGGAAACGAAAGACAGGAGCTGCTGGATCAGCTCGCCGTACTGAAATCAATGAGCGACACCTGCATTGAGGAGTGGCTTCTGTTCGAGGAAAAAATGGGTGTGCTGCATCCAAAACCGGCTACGGCTTTAGTCGATGCTCCTTCACCGGCACTGGGCGATTCTCAAGCATGGCGCGAAGCGTATGAAAGAGGACATGGCTTCCTAAAGCTGCTGATGTTTGAACAATCGATTGAACAATTTGAAGAAGCAGTCCGTCTGCAGCCGGATTTTTTGCCGGCAAGATTTTACTTGGCACTTTGTTACATGCAGCATGGGGATACCGGAGAAGCATACAGGCATTTTCAATTTATCATTCAATTATCCGGCGATTCCAGGCTGAAAGCCGTTGCCTATAATGCAATGGGCTGCATACAAGTGAAAAAACGCAATTTGGAAAAGGCGGTAGAGCTGTTCATGCTGGCGCATGAGCAGGATCCCGATTTGGATGACCCGATTCGCAATATGCAGGTTCTGACTGGAGAAACGGGCAGCCTGCAGATGGGGTCCGGATTTCCCCACTGACTCTGGGAATCTGCCGCCTGGGCCCGGAAAGGGATGGAAGGCGGACTCATGAAATTTGTAGTCATTGATTTTGAAACAACCGGAAATTCAGCCGAAGACCAGATTATCCAGGTTGGCGCTGCCGTTGTAGAGGACGATACAATCTCACGCATGTACAGCTCGTTCGTGAAGCCAGATATTCCGATTCCGGCCTTTATCGAACGATTGACAGGCATTCATGACGATATGGTAAAGGACGCGCCCGAGTTGGAGGAAGTGATGAACGAGCTTCTTCCGCTGCTGGATGGCAGCGTCCTTGTCGCGCATCATGCAGCATTTGATGCCGGGTTTCTGCAGCGCGCCCTTGAGCAATGCGGATATGCGCCATTCGGAGGCCCTGTGCTCGATACGATGGATCTGCTGAGAATGCTGTACCCGGGACTCGGCAGCCTGCAGCTTTCCATGGTTGCCGCCGCTTTCGGGATTGAGCACGAACGGGCTCATCAGGCTGACAGCGATGCAGAAGTGACAGCGCGCATATTCCTTCAGATTCTAGACAAGCTGGAAAGCCTGCCCTTGCTGACGATTCAGCGTCTCTGCCACTTGTTTGACAGGCCGGAAGTGACGCAGGCAGCGGATTTGGCTTGGTTTCTGGGAGAGCTGCGGACACGGAAGGAACAGCAGATTCAAATGGAAGAAAAGGAATCCGACTATTTCCGGCAATTCGTACTTCGGGTATCCGAATGGACAGAGGAGAGACCGGCGCGCGACGAAGAAGACGAAGCCTTCGACCTGGAGCCGGAATTCGCCAAGTTTTATGAACAGTTCAAGGAAGAAGCCGTCAAGCGCTTTCCGCAGTTTGAGCCGCGGGAGGCTCAGGATCAGATGATTCATGAAGTGTACCAATGCCTTTCCGAGGACAAGCATCTGCTTATTGAAGCTGGCACCGGAACCGGCAAATCCCTGGGTTATCTGATTCCCGCGCTGCATTACAGCATCCTGCATGAACAAAAAGTAACC includes:
- the panC gene encoding pantoate--beta-alanine ligase, whose product is MIICRSVEEMRQWLRAQSAYRTGKTRTVGLVPTMGYLHDGHLSLVKRAKRENDYTVLSIFVNPLQFGPTEDFERYPRDEERDLALAEGVGTDAVFLPSLGAMYPDKPLTTVQVAGITEALCGASRPGHFDGVATVVSKLFHIVDPDRAYFGMKDAQQVAVLTQMVNDLNLDTTIVRCPTLREADGLALSSRNVYLTPEERSQATVLYKALQALREALKDRELTVAQAERLLMDTIQQSPLAVIEYAEVRTFPRLEAPARESRMMEWIEHQGTALIAALAVKFGNTRLIDNMVFDHDPE
- the panD gene encoding aspartate 1-decarboxylase, encoding MFRTMMKSKLHRATVTEANLQYVGSVTIDEALMEAVDLLPNEKVQIVNNNNGARLETYVIPGPRGSGVICLNGAAARLVQPGDIVIIIAYAIMSDDESRTYKPKVALMDEHNRIKEMIGEEIHATIV
- the panB gene encoding 3-methyl-2-oxobutanoate hydroxymethyltransferase; this translates as MEYRKMLNTGDMRKMKKEGQPIAMVTAYDYPSAKLAEEAGADIIFVGDSLGMVVLGYDSTIPVTMEDMIHHTKAVTRAVKNSFVLADMPFLSYHGSIDFTLRNAARLMQEGMAKAVKLEGGAEICDAVSACVKAGVPVMGHIGLTPQAINQLGGYKVQGKRVDQAIKLVEDAKALEQAGAFAVVLEMVPEPLAAWITEQISIPTIGIGAGRGCDGQVLVYHDLLQYASPVKARFVKPYANVQDIVRDAIGQYVKEVKARMFPEETHVFPMDADVMDEVKSIPRKGGEA
- a CDS encoding tetratricopeptide repeat protein, whose product is MFKHMFAVMNEMLDHIIANLDQAKGNERQELLDQLAVLKSMSDTCIEEWLLFEEKMGVLHPKPATALVDAPSPALGDSQAWREAYERGHGFLKLLMFEQSIEQFEEAVRLQPDFLPARFYLALCYMQHGDTGEAYRHFQFIIQLSGDSRLKAVAYNAMGCIQVKKRNLEKAVELFMLAHEQDPDLDDPIRNMQVLTGETGSLQMGSGFPH